A window of Rhodococcus sp. SGAir0479 contains these coding sequences:
- the thiD gene encoding bifunctional hydroxymethylpyrimidine kinase/phosphomethylpyrimidine kinase: MNYLPLTPTGQTPIRALTIAGTDSGGGAGIQADSRTMAMCGVHACVAVAAVTVQNSVGVSGFHEIPPETVAAQVRCVALDIGVSAAKTGMLASTAIIEAVAQVCTEVGIGRGGSVPLVVDPVCASMHGDPLLHAEALDAVRNTLIPIASLVTPNLDEVRLITGIEVVDDATARRAAEALHALGAQWSMVKGGHLRSSTSSTDLLFDGDTFHEFTSPRIDTGNDHGGGDTLAAAVTCALANGYAMPDAVAFGKEWVTRCLEASYDLGAGHGPVSPLWRLDLKDA, encoded by the coding sequence GTGAACTACCTGCCCCTGACGCCGACCGGCCAGACCCCGATCCGCGCCCTCACCATCGCCGGCACCGACTCCGGCGGCGGCGCCGGTATCCAGGCCGATTCGCGCACCATGGCGATGTGTGGCGTGCACGCGTGCGTCGCGGTGGCCGCGGTGACCGTGCAGAACTCGGTGGGCGTCAGTGGTTTTCACGAGATCCCGCCCGAGACGGTGGCCGCGCAGGTGCGCTGCGTGGCCCTGGACATCGGCGTCTCCGCCGCCAAGACCGGCATGCTCGCGTCCACCGCGATCATCGAGGCCGTCGCGCAGGTGTGTACCGAGGTGGGCATCGGCCGCGGCGGCTCCGTCCCGTTGGTGGTGGACCCGGTGTGCGCATCCATGCACGGCGATCCGCTGCTGCACGCCGAGGCGCTCGACGCCGTCCGGAACACCCTCATCCCGATCGCGTCGCTGGTGACCCCGAACCTCGACGAGGTCCGGCTCATTACCGGCATCGAGGTGGTCGACGACGCCACCGCCCGCCGCGCCGCCGAGGCCCTGCACGCACTGGGCGCGCAGTGGTCGATGGTCAAGGGCGGGCACCTGCGCTCGTCGACGTCCAGCACCGACCTGCTGTTCGACGGCGACACCTTCCACGAGTTCACCAGCCCGCGGATCGACACCGGCAACGATCACGGCGGCGGCGACACCCTGGCCGCGGCCGTCACGTGCGCGCTCGCCAACGGCTACGCGATGCCCGACGCGGTCGCGTTCGGCAAGGAATGGGTCACCAGGTGCCTCGAGGCGTCGTACGACCTGGGCGCCGGGCACGGTCCGGTGTCGCCGCTGTGGCGACTCGATCTGAAAGACGCCTGA
- a CDS encoding adenylate/guanylate cyclase domain-containing protein, with translation MTDDPQGDGAASEPPRVDSGAEDGHAKVTGSVARWVRDADRQPQLVDAVRRIRRALPGDPSFGDPLSTTGPGGARAAARMIDTGAGASREVSMAALQVLQAVLEKTWGSPANGEVTIVFTDLVGFSSWSLQVGDGATLSLLREVAATIEPPMIARGGQVVKRLGDGLMVVFDHPDKAVEAVFAARAALATLDHAGYRPRMRVGLHTGAPQAVGADWFGVDVNVAARMMELGGNGNVVISGNTYDAIGEECLDQLGMVAKRYRRGLLAAPQRGVPEDLRVYVLRPAPAGR, from the coding sequence GTGACTGACGACCCGCAGGGCGACGGCGCCGCCTCGGAACCGCCTCGGGTGGATTCCGGTGCGGAGGACGGGCACGCCAAGGTCACCGGCTCGGTCGCCCGATGGGTCCGCGACGCGGACCGGCAACCACAACTCGTCGACGCGGTCCGGCGGATCCGGCGCGCGCTGCCCGGGGACCCGTCGTTCGGGGACCCGTTGTCCACGACCGGGCCGGGTGGGGCCCGCGCCGCCGCCCGCATGATCGACACCGGCGCGGGCGCGTCCCGTGAGGTGAGCATGGCGGCCCTGCAGGTGTTGCAGGCGGTGCTGGAGAAGACGTGGGGCAGCCCCGCGAACGGCGAGGTCACCATCGTCTTCACGGATCTGGTCGGGTTCTCGAGCTGGTCGTTGCAGGTGGGGGACGGTGCGACGCTGTCGCTGCTGCGAGAGGTCGCGGCCACCATCGAGCCGCCGATGATCGCGCGCGGCGGGCAGGTGGTCAAACGTCTGGGGGACGGCTTGATGGTGGTCTTCGACCACCCGGACAAGGCCGTCGAGGCGGTGTTCGCGGCCCGCGCGGCGCTCGCGACCCTGGACCACGCCGGCTACCGGCCCCGCATGCGCGTGGGCCTGCACACCGGCGCGCCGCAGGCGGTCGGCGCCGACTGGTTCGGTGTCGACGTCAACGTCGCCGCGCGGATGATGGAGCTCGGCGGCAACGGCAACGTGGTGATCTCCGGCAACACGTACGACGCGATCGGCGAGGAGTGCCTGGACCAGCTGGGCATGGTCGCCAAGCGCTACCGGCGCGGGCTGCTGGCGGCGCCGCAGCGCGGGGTGCCGGAGGACCTGCGGGTCTACGTGCTGCGCCCGGCGCCGGCGGGGCGATGA
- a CDS encoding M20/M25/M40 family metallo-hydrolase, whose product MRVRAGLVAGLAGALLLAGCSDPDDADPPVDGPGLAAAIDTDAVIADLEQLQRVADENGGNRAVGTPGYDASVDYVVGQLEDAGFDVATPEFDVEEFTARTQTLAYSGRDVPVEALTYSPATPPGGLTARLVPAPADDTPGCEATDYDGTDVAGAVVLVDRGSCPFAQKQQVAADLGAAAVLVANNTDEALGGGTLGGTDEARIPTGGVGKADGAALRQGGDVTLTLDTTVEKTRSRNVIAQTKTGDADNVVMVGAHLDSVPDGPGINDDGSGVASVLETARQLGAAPNVTNAVRFAFWGAEEVGLNGSEAYVGSLDDAARSEIALYLNFDMVGSPNAGYFVYDGDNSDNVGEGPGPEGSAGIERTFGAILLQSGVTPGGTDFDGRSDYGPFIAVGIPAGGLFTGAEDRKTPVQAEQWGGEPDAPLDPNYHTPQDTVANLDRAALALNARAIGHGVGHYAQSVEGVNGVPPAGDARSAARADVGK is encoded by the coding sequence ATGCGGGTGAGGGCGGGGTTGGTCGCGGGTCTGGCCGGTGCACTGCTGCTTGCGGGGTGCAGCGATCCCGACGACGCGGACCCACCTGTGGACGGGCCGGGGCTGGCCGCGGCGATCGACACCGACGCGGTGATCGCCGACCTCGAACAGTTGCAGCGGGTCGCGGACGAGAACGGCGGCAACCGCGCGGTCGGCACACCCGGCTACGACGCCAGCGTCGACTACGTCGTCGGTCAACTCGAGGATGCCGGATTCGACGTCGCGACACCGGAATTCGACGTCGAGGAGTTCACTGCTCGCACCCAGACCCTGGCGTATTCCGGCCGCGACGTGCCGGTGGAGGCGCTCACGTACTCGCCCGCGACCCCACCGGGCGGGCTCACCGCCCGGCTGGTGCCGGCGCCGGCGGACGACACCCCCGGCTGCGAGGCCACCGACTACGACGGCACGGACGTCGCGGGCGCGGTGGTGCTGGTGGACCGCGGGTCGTGTCCCTTCGCGCAGAAGCAGCAGGTCGCGGCCGATCTGGGCGCCGCCGCCGTGCTGGTCGCGAACAACACGGACGAGGCCCTGGGCGGCGGCACGCTCGGCGGCACCGACGAGGCACGGATCCCCACCGGCGGCGTCGGCAAGGCGGACGGTGCGGCTCTGCGGCAGGGCGGCGACGTGACACTCACCCTCGACACGACCGTCGAGAAGACCCGGTCCCGCAACGTGATCGCGCAGACGAAGACCGGCGATGCCGACAACGTGGTCATGGTGGGTGCGCACCTGGACTCGGTACCGGACGGCCCCGGCATCAACGACGACGGTTCGGGTGTCGCGTCGGTGCTCGAGACCGCCCGGCAGCTGGGTGCGGCGCCGAACGTGACCAACGCGGTGCGGTTCGCGTTCTGGGGCGCCGAGGAGGTGGGTTTGAACGGATCGGAGGCCTACGTCGGGAGCCTCGACGACGCGGCCCGCTCCGAGATCGCGCTGTACCTCAACTTCGACATGGTGGGCTCGCCCAACGCCGGCTACTTCGTGTACGACGGCGACAACTCCGACAACGTGGGCGAAGGGCCCGGACCGGAGGGATCGGCCGGCATCGAGCGCACGTTCGGTGCGATCCTGCTGCAGTCGGGGGTCACTCCGGGCGGAACGGACTTCGACGGCCGTTCGGACTACGGGCCGTTCATCGCGGTCGGTATCCCCGCCGGGGGACTGTTCACGGGCGCGGAGGACCGGAAAACCCCAGTGCAGGCGGAACAATGGGGCGGCGAGCCGGACGCCCCGCTCGACCCGAACTACCACACCCCCCAGGACACCGTGGCGAATCTGGACCGCGCGGCACTGGCACTGAATGCCCGCGCGATCGGCCACGGTGTGGGCCACTATGCGCAGTCGGTCGAGGGGGTCAACGGGGTGCCGCCGGCCGGCGACGCCCGGAGCGCGGCGCGGGCCGATGTGGGGAAGTAG
- a CDS encoding ABC transporter permease, which translates to MSVLNAERIKLTSTKSPMWCSLIAVVVSVGFAAIMGAAYKSLVSSGDYSMGDFTVAYTQAGAAQFGAMLVMIMSALAVTTEYRFGVIRTTFQAIPNRSRVIGGKALLLAGVAAVLGLVIALASFFVAQGISGQTLSIGDGSNARELFGIPIYYALLAVLAVGVGTLIRQSAGAISLLLLWPLVIESLATMIPKVGKYVGEFGPFNNVTYFLGSGGGYDFHWGPWGGLLYFAAFVAIVFGAALFAVNNRDA; encoded by the coding sequence ATGAGCGTGTTGAATGCAGAGCGCATCAAGCTCACGTCCACCAAGTCGCCGATGTGGTGCAGCCTCATCGCGGTCGTCGTCAGCGTCGGCTTCGCGGCCATCATGGGCGCGGCGTACAAGTCGCTGGTCTCGTCGGGCGACTACTCGATGGGCGACTTCACGGTCGCCTACACCCAGGCCGGCGCGGCCCAGTTCGGTGCCATGCTGGTGATGATCATGTCGGCGCTGGCAGTGACCACGGAGTACCGGTTCGGCGTCATCCGCACCACGTTCCAGGCGATCCCCAATCGGTCGCGGGTGATCGGCGGCAAGGCTCTGCTGCTGGCGGGCGTCGCCGCGGTCCTGGGCCTGGTGATCGCGCTGGCGTCGTTCTTCGTCGCACAGGGGATCTCGGGCCAGACGCTGTCGATCGGCGACGGCAGCAATGCCCGCGAGCTGTTCGGCATTCCCATCTACTACGCGCTGCTGGCGGTGCTGGCGGTCGGGGTCGGCACGTTGATCCGTCAGTCGGCGGGCGCCATCTCGCTGCTGCTGCTGTGGCCGCTGGTGATCGAGAGCCTCGCCACCATGATCCCCAAGGTGGGCAAGTACGTCGGCGAGTTCGGCCCGTTCAACAACGTGACCTACTTCCTCGGCAGCGGCGGTGGTTACGACTTCCACTGGGGTCCGTGGGGTGGTCTGCTGTACTTCGCCGCGTTCGTGGCGATCGTCTTCGGCGCCGCGCTGTTCGCGGTGAACAACCGCGACGCCTGA
- a CDS encoding ABC transporter ATP-binding protein, with protein MIEVRGLTKTYGSTRAVDDLTFSVKPGIVTGFLGPNGAGKSTTMRMILGLDKPTSGTALIEGVPYSRLERPLRTVGALLDAKWVHPNRSAKAHLQWMAAANSLPQSRVDEVLALVGLTEVAGKKAGGFSLGMSQRLGLAGALLGDPKVLLFDEPVNGLDPEGIVWIRKFMQSLAAEGRTVLVSSHLLSEMSLTAEHLIVIGRGRLIADTSVKDFVDRASDSSVRVRSPQLDALRGVLTAQGFAVRDEAGADHQPALLVSGARTDDVGALAGANGIVLHELASQRGSLEDAFMKLTGDDVQYHAQVATRPAGVPQQNMGGALR; from the coding sequence ATGATTGAAGTGAGGGGACTGACGAAGACCTACGGGTCGACGAGAGCGGTGGACGATCTCACGTTCTCCGTGAAGCCGGGGATAGTCACCGGCTTCCTCGGCCCGAACGGCGCCGGCAAGTCGACGACCATGCGGATGATCCTCGGCCTCGACAAGCCCACATCGGGTACCGCACTGATCGAGGGGGTGCCGTACAGCCGGCTCGAGCGGCCGCTGCGCACCGTGGGCGCGCTGCTCGACGCCAAGTGGGTGCACCCCAACCGGTCCGCGAAGGCGCACCTGCAGTGGATGGCGGCGGCCAACTCCTTGCCGCAGTCGCGCGTCGACGAGGTGCTGGCGCTGGTCGGCCTCACCGAGGTGGCCGGCAAGAAGGCCGGCGGGTTCTCGCTCGGTATGTCGCAGCGGCTCGGTCTGGCCGGCGCATTGCTGGGCGACCCGAAGGTCCTGCTCTTCGACGAGCCGGTCAACGGCCTCGACCCGGAGGGCATCGTCTGGATCCGCAAGTTCATGCAGAGCCTGGCCGCCGAGGGCCGCACGGTGCTGGTCTCGAGCCACCTGCTGTCGGAGATGTCGCTGACCGCCGAGCACCTCATCGTGATCGGCCGCGGTCGTCTCATCGCCGACACGAGCGTCAAGGACTTCGTCGACCGCGCGTCGGATTCGTCGGTGCGGGTGCGCAGCCCGCAGCTCGACGCGTTGCGCGGGGTGCTCACAGCACAGGGCTTCGCCGTCCGCGACGAGGCCGGCGCCGATCACCAGCCGGCGCTGCTGGTTTCGGGCGCCCGCACCGACGACGTCGGCGCGCTCGCCGGTGCAAACGGCATCGTGCTGCACGAGCTGGCGTCGCAGCGCGGTTCGCTCGAGGACGCGTTCATGAAGCTCACCGGCGACGACGTGCAGTACCACGCGCAGGTCGCCACCCGGCCGGCCGGTGTGCCGCAGCAGAACATGGGAGGTGCGCTCCGATGA
- a CDS encoding pentapeptide repeat-containing protein: protein MTTLSTDLLDLLRSDVVAWNARRDELTYVPDLHGLDLSGADLAGANLTGANLAGTDLSGADLTAAELGGADLTGADLSGAVAADADFTEAYLTHAKLTGAVLTLSFLTSTYLAHADLAGADLSGAYMTGAHLEDADLTGARLTGAYLAHADLTGAVFSTADVSGADLTDVTMPDGALRA from the coding sequence ATGACGACGCTGAGTACCGATCTCCTCGACCTGCTGCGCTCGGATGTGGTGGCGTGGAACGCCCGCCGCGACGAACTGACCTACGTCCCCGATCTGCACGGCCTCGATCTGTCCGGTGCCGATCTCGCCGGGGCCAACCTCACCGGAGCCAACCTGGCCGGCACGGACCTGTCCGGGGCCGACCTGACGGCGGCCGAACTCGGCGGCGCCGACCTGACGGGCGCGGACCTGTCCGGCGCGGTCGCCGCCGACGCCGACTTCACCGAGGCGTACCTGACGCACGCGAAGCTCACCGGCGCGGTCCTGACGCTGTCGTTCCTGACCTCCACGTACCTCGCCCACGCCGACCTGGCCGGAGCCGACCTGTCGGGCGCGTACATGACCGGCGCGCATCTCGAGGACGCCGACCTGACCGGCGCGCGGCTGACGGGGGCGTACCTCGCGCACGCGGACCTCACCGGCGCGGTGTTCTCGACCGCGGACGTCAGCGGGGCGGATCTGACCGACGTCACCATGCCGGACGGGGCGCTCCGGGCCTGA
- a CDS encoding thiazole synthase has protein sequence MGKLTIADRTFGSRLIMGTGGAANLAVLEEALVASGTELTTVAMRRVDAAGGTGVLDLLRRLDIAPLPNTAGCRGAAEAVLTAQLAREALETDWVKLEVIADERTLLPDAIELVSAAEQLVDDGFTVLPYTTDDPVLAKRLEDVGCAAVMPLGSPIGTGLGISNPHHIEMIVDAANVPVILDAGIGTASDATLAMELGCDAVLLATAVTRAKDPALMASAMRGAVTAGYEARHAGRIPKRFWAQASSPM, from the coding sequence ATGGGGAAGCTGACGATCGCCGACCGCACCTTCGGCTCGCGCCTGATCATGGGCACCGGCGGCGCCGCGAACCTCGCGGTGCTCGAGGAGGCGCTCGTGGCGTCGGGCACCGAACTGACCACCGTCGCGATGCGCCGTGTCGATGCCGCCGGCGGCACCGGGGTGCTGGACCTGCTGCGCCGGCTCGACATCGCGCCGCTGCCGAACACCGCCGGTTGCCGGGGCGCCGCCGAAGCCGTGCTCACCGCGCAGCTCGCGCGGGAGGCGCTCGAGACCGACTGGGTCAAGCTCGAGGTGATCGCCGACGAGCGCACACTGTTGCCCGACGCGATCGAATTGGTCAGCGCTGCAGAGCAGTTGGTGGACGACGGTTTCACGGTGCTGCCCTACACCACGGACGACCCGGTGCTCGCGAAGCGGCTCGAGGACGTCGGCTGTGCCGCCGTGATGCCGCTGGGCTCGCCGATCGGGACGGGCCTGGGAATTTCCAACCCGCACCACATCGAGATGATCGTCGACGCCGCGAACGTCCCGGTGATCCTCGACGCCGGCATCGGCACCGCGAGCGACGCGACGCTCGCGATGGAGTTGGGTTGCGACGCCGTGCTGCTGGCGACCGCCGTCACCCGCGCGAAGGACCCGGCGCTCATGGCGTCGGCGATGCGCGGCGCGGTCACCGCCGGCTACGAGGCCCGGCACGCCGGGCGGATCCCCAAGCGGTTCTGGGCGCAGGCGTCGTCGCCCATGTGA
- the thiS gene encoding sulfur carrier protein ThiS has translation MSELIGVTVNGEDREFDGPLTVTELLERMDLPQRGIAVAVGGAVFPRGRWTEPVGRGWEIEILTAVQGG, from the coding sequence ATGAGTGAATTGATCGGCGTCACCGTCAACGGTGAGGACCGGGAATTCGACGGCCCGCTGACGGTGACGGAGCTGCTCGAGCGGATGGACCTGCCGCAGCGCGGTATCGCCGTCGCGGTGGGCGGGGCGGTGTTCCCGCGCGGCCGGTGGACCGAGCCGGTGGGTCGCGGCTGGGAGATCGAGATCCTCACGGCGGTGCAGGGTGGCTGA
- the thiO gene encoding glycine oxidase ThiO, giving the protein MTRSVSVVGGGVIGLSIAWRAAQRGWAVTLYDPAPGSGASWVAGGMLAPLSEGWPGEERALALGAASLQRWPDFGTELERLADLTLFTSDDSLTVALDAADAADLHTIADWVAEQGHELRILNRSQIRELEPALGRGIRLALQAPTELAVDNRLLVRALRTAAIAAGVELVERTVTDLDELTTDQVVLAAGSHSPRLWPDLPVRPVKGEILRLRARPGVTPAPRRTIRGSVHGRPSYLVPRADGIVVGATQYESGHDTQVTVAGVRDLIADAEALMPAIGEYELYEARAGLRPMSPDNLPIIGRVSDRVILATGHGRNGILMTPVTADAAVAILDDNPLAEAESAAAERFSPAKA; this is encoded by the coding sequence ATGACCCGATCGGTATCCGTGGTCGGCGGCGGGGTGATCGGCCTGTCGATCGCGTGGCGCGCCGCGCAGCGCGGCTGGGCGGTGACGCTGTACGACCCGGCGCCCGGCAGCGGGGCGTCGTGGGTCGCGGGCGGCATGCTGGCGCCGCTGTCGGAGGGCTGGCCCGGTGAGGAGAGGGCGCTCGCCCTGGGGGCGGCGTCGCTGCAGCGGTGGCCCGACTTCGGCACCGAGCTCGAGCGACTCGCGGACCTGACGCTGTTCACCTCCGACGACTCGCTCACCGTCGCGCTCGACGCCGCCGACGCCGCCGATCTGCACACGATCGCCGACTGGGTGGCCGAGCAGGGCCACGAGCTGCGCATCCTGAACCGGTCGCAGATCCGCGAACTCGAACCGGCGCTGGGACGCGGGATCCGGCTGGCGCTGCAGGCACCCACCGAACTGGCCGTCGACAACCGGCTGCTGGTGCGTGCGCTGCGGACCGCGGCGATCGCGGCCGGGGTCGAACTGGTCGAGCGCACCGTGACCGATCTCGACGAGCTCACCACCGACCAGGTGGTGCTGGCGGCGGGCTCGCACTCGCCCCGGCTGTGGCCCGACCTGCCGGTGCGTCCGGTCAAGGGCGAGATCCTGCGGCTGCGGGCCCGGCCGGGCGTGACGCCCGCGCCCCGGCGCACCATCCGCGGCAGTGTGCACGGACGGCCGTCGTACCTGGTGCCGCGCGCCGACGGGATCGTGGTGGGCGCAACGCAGTACGAGTCCGGCCACGACACGCAGGTGACGGTGGCCGGCGTGCGGGACCTGATCGCCGATGCCGAGGCATTGATGCCGGCGATCGGGGAGTACGAGCTGTACGAGGCAAGAGCCGGTCTGCGCCCGATGAGTCCGGACAACCTGCCGATCATCGGTCGCGTCTCCGACCGGGTGATCCTCGCGACCGGGCACGGCCGCAACGGGATCCTGATGACGCCCGTGACGGCGGACGCGGCGGTCGCGATTCTCGACGACAACCCCTTGGCGGAGGCGGAAAGCGCCGCTGCCGAAAGATTTTCACCCGCGAAGGCATGA
- the thiE gene encoding thiamine phosphate synthase, with product MHASQSVKHPTPRERLADARLYLCTDARREKGDLAHFVEAALAGGVDIVQLRDKGSAGEREFGPMEVKEELAALAVIGAAARRHGALLAVNDRADVALAAGADVLHLGQNDLPVHYARRIVGPDVVIGRSTSNRAQASLAAIEEDVDYFCTGPVWATPTKPGRAASGLELVRSTAEAAPLRPWFAIGGVDQQRLPEVLGAGATRIVVVRAITAADDPEAAARALSDALRG from the coding sequence GTGCATGCCTCCCAGTCCGTCAAGCACCCGACGCCCCGCGAACGACTCGCCGATGCGCGTCTCTACCTCTGCACCGACGCCCGCCGCGAGAAGGGTGACCTGGCGCACTTCGTCGAGGCCGCTCTCGCCGGTGGCGTCGACATCGTGCAACTCCGCGACAAGGGATCGGCCGGTGAGCGCGAATTCGGTCCGATGGAGGTGAAGGAGGAGCTCGCGGCGCTCGCGGTGATCGGGGCCGCGGCCCGGCGTCATGGCGCGCTGCTCGCCGTCAACGACCGGGCCGACGTCGCGCTGGCGGCTGGCGCCGACGTCCTGCATCTCGGGCAGAACGATCTCCCGGTGCACTACGCGCGGCGGATCGTCGGCCCGGACGTCGTGATCGGCCGCTCGACGAGCAACCGGGCGCAGGCCAGCCTGGCCGCGATCGAGGAGGACGTCGACTACTTCTGCACCGGCCCGGTGTGGGCCACGCCCACCAAGCCCGGCCGAGCGGCATCGGGACTGGAGCTGGTGCGCAGCACCGCGGAGGCTGCACCGCTGCGTCCGTGGTTCGCGATCGGCGGCGTCGACCAGCAACGGCTTCCCGAGGTTCTCGGCGCCGGCGCGACCCGCATCGTGGTGGTCCGTGCCATCACGGCCGCCGACGATCCGGAGGCCGCCGCGCGGGCGCTGTCGGACGCCCTGCGCGGCTGA
- a CDS encoding glycosyltransferase 87 family protein, translating into MLHTEPVDEPAVPRRTAGHVVVLALWAAVSVVLVFTTVRPWMPEIGLFAGGADLDVYRDGARHVMEDLPLYTEPVIHGLLYTYTPFSTLAFIPFGLLPGGYDKYIWMATNLLLLVGIVALCRKMLGERMSARVVATSALTAVACTFLEPVRTTLFYGQINLVLMALVLWDASRGDRSRLRGVGVGLAAGIKLTPAYFVLYYLALRRWRAAIVAAVTFVATVAGSWLVLPSDSRQYWTETFFESTRIAPDTHPSNQSLRGVVAHITERPAPVVLWLVLALAVVAVSMWIAVRLHTQGERLLAVTVAGLSAAVVSPFSWSHHWVWFVPLLVYIAHRAATRPRWWLAALVVYLGAGAWPYRWDEEVVVVGLFLFPPDWAVTDVLVNIYPLLYVGVLVGAGVLAFRGDTPVGRHPATPSPGRPATIPT; encoded by the coding sequence TTGCTGCACACCGAACCGGTGGACGAACCGGCGGTCCCTCGCCGAACGGCGGGGCACGTCGTCGTCCTCGCGCTCTGGGCCGCGGTGTCGGTCGTGCTGGTCTTCACGACCGTGCGCCCCTGGATGCCCGAGATCGGACTGTTCGCCGGCGGCGCCGACCTCGACGTCTACCGCGACGGCGCCCGCCACGTCATGGAGGACCTGCCGCTCTACACCGAGCCGGTGATCCACGGACTCCTCTACACCTACACGCCGTTCTCGACGTTGGCGTTCATCCCGTTCGGCCTGCTGCCCGGCGGCTACGACAAGTACATCTGGATGGCGACCAACCTGCTGCTGCTGGTCGGCATCGTCGCGCTGTGCCGGAAGATGCTCGGCGAGCGCATGTCTGCGCGGGTCGTGGCCACGTCGGCGTTGACGGCAGTGGCGTGCACGTTCCTCGAACCGGTCCGCACCACCCTGTTCTACGGGCAGATCAATCTGGTGCTCATGGCGCTGGTGCTGTGGGACGCCTCCCGCGGCGACCGCAGCCGGCTGCGCGGGGTCGGGGTCGGCCTCGCCGCCGGCATCAAGCTCACCCCCGCATACTTCGTGCTGTACTACCTGGCGTTGCGCCGCTGGCGCGCCGCGATCGTCGCCGCGGTGACGTTCGTCGCGACGGTGGCCGGCAGTTGGCTGGTGCTGCCGAGCGATTCACGGCAGTACTGGACCGAGACCTTCTTCGAGTCCACTCGCATCGCCCCGGACACCCACCCCTCCAACCAGTCGCTCCGCGGCGTCGTCGCGCACATCACCGAGCGCCCGGCGCCCGTCGTGCTGTGGTTGGTGCTCGCGCTCGCGGTGGTGGCGGTGAGCATGTGGATCGCCGTGCGGCTGCACACCCAGGGGGAGCGGTTGCTCGCGGTCACGGTCGCCGGGCTGAGCGCCGCGGTGGTGTCGCCGTTCTCGTGGAGCCATCACTGGGTGTGGTTCGTGCCGCTGCTCGTGTACATCGCCCACCGCGCCGCGACGCGCCCGCGCTGGTGGCTCGCGGCGCTGGTCGTGTACCTCGGTGCCGGGGCCTGGCCCTACCGGTGGGACGAGGAAGTGGTCGTGGTGGGGCTGTTCCTGTTCCCGCCGGACTGGGCGGTGACGGACGTGCTCGTCAACATCTACCCGTTGCTCTACGTGGGCGTGCTCGTCGGCGCCGGCGTCCTCGCGTTCCGTGGTGACACACCGGTCGGTCGGCACCCCGCGACGCCGTCCCCGGGCCGGCCTGCCACCATTCCGACATGA
- a CDS encoding winged helix-turn-helix transcriptional regulator has translation MQAARLDGFLADRTAWRATQCSIAKAMDVVGTRSAILILREAFYGTTRFDDFAERVGITEAVAAARLRELTAEGVFEKRPYKEPGQRTRFEYVLTDKGRDLLPAVLALMQWGDKYLQGERGGPLDLADDATGEPVHVEVRNESGRVIALDELRVVANFTEEQGRRSTRRD, from the coding sequence ATGCAGGCGGCACGACTGGACGGCTTCCTCGCCGATCGGACCGCGTGGCGCGCCACGCAGTGCTCGATCGCGAAAGCCATGGATGTGGTGGGCACCCGCTCGGCGATACTCATCCTTCGCGAGGCGTTCTACGGCACAACGCGTTTCGACGACTTCGCCGAACGCGTCGGTATCACCGAGGCGGTCGCGGCGGCGCGGCTGCGGGAACTGACGGCCGAGGGGGTGTTCGAGAAGCGCCCGTACAAGGAGCCGGGACAGCGCACCCGCTTCGAGTACGTGCTCACCGACAAGGGGCGGGATCTGTTGCCGGCGGTGCTCGCGTTGATGCAGTGGGGCGACAAGTACCTGCAGGGCGAGCGGGGTGGGCCGCTCGACCTCGCGGACGACGCGACGGGCGAGCCCGTTCACGTCGAGGTCCGCAACGAGTCCGGGCGCGTGATCGCCCTCGACGAACTGCGGGTGGTCGCCAACTTCACCGAGGAGCAGGGGCGGCGGAGCACGCGCCGGGACTGA